The Manihot esculenta cultivar AM560-2 chromosome 1, M.esculenta_v8, whole genome shotgun sequence genome has a window encoding:
- the LOC110630307 gene encoding biotin carboxyl carrier protein of acetyl-CoA carboxylase 2, chloroplastic isoform X2, which translates to MASFSVPCPKNSLVARVGSNATNPHPKSTISFTSRASNLLGFQWPDRKQSLVIKVQAQLNESSNSAPVLDTNSKATSPEKKDEPAENIQDASSVLAFMTQVSDLVKLVDSRDITELQLKQLDCELIIRKKEALQPPPAAAPVTFVQPHYQNPTLPSPPPAAPASPPPSSTPPAPVLALPSPAKTSTSSHAPLKCPMAGTFYRSPAPGEPPFVKVGDRVQKGQVVCIIEAMKLMNEIEADQSGTIAEILVEDGKPVSVDMPLFVIAP; encoded by the exons ATGGCTTCCTTCTCGGTTCCATGCCCTAAGAACTCTTTGGTTGCTCGCGTTGGATCCAATGCTACAAACCCACATCCTAAGTCCACCATTTCTTTTACTTCTCGTGCTTCCAATCTTCTTGGATTTCAG TGGCCTGACAGGAAGCAATCTCTTGTTATAAAGGTGCAGGCACAGCTAAATGAG TCTTCAAATTCTGCGCCAGTGCTGGACACTAACTCCAAAGCTACGTCACCTGAGAAGAAAGATGAGCCTGCAGAAAATATTCAGGACGCATCATCAGTTTTGGCATTCATGACGCAAGTGTCAGACCTTGTCAA GCTTGTGGATTCAAGAGACATCACAGAGCTCCAACTGAAGCAATTAGATTGTGAGCTCATAATAAGGAAAAAAGAGGCTTTGCAACCACCACCAGCGGCAGCTCCTGTCACATTTGTCCAACCTCATTACCAAAATCCCACACTTCCATCTCCACCGCCAGCAGCTCCTGCTTCTCCCCCTCCAAGTTCCACTCCTCCAGCTCCTGTGCTTGCCTTACCTTCCCCTGCAAAGACAAGTACTTCATCTCATGCACCGCTGAAATGCCCTATGGCAGGAACCTTTTATCGATCTCCAGCACCTGGTGAACCTCCATTTGTGAAG GTAGGAGATAGAGTGCAGAAAGGACAGGTCGTTTGCATTATCGAGGCGATGAAACTAATGAATGAAATTGAG GCTGATCAGTCTGGAACCATAGCTGAGATTTTGGTAGAAGATGGGAAAccagttagtgtggacatg CCTTTATTTGTGATTGCACCATGA
- the LOC110630307 gene encoding biotin carboxyl carrier protein of acetyl-CoA carboxylase, chloroplastic isoform X1 yields MASFSVPCPKNSLVARVGSNATNPHPKSTISFTSRASNLLGFQWPDRKQSLVIKVQAQLNEAIFEKSSNSAPVLDTNSKATSPEKKDEPAENIQDASSVLAFMTQVSDLVKLVDSRDITELQLKQLDCELIIRKKEALQPPPAAAPVTFVQPHYQNPTLPSPPPAAPASPPPSSTPPAPVLALPSPAKTSTSSHAPLKCPMAGTFYRSPAPGEPPFVKVGDRVQKGQVVCIIEAMKLMNEIEADQSGTIAEILVEDGKPVSVDMPLFVIAP; encoded by the exons ATGGCTTCCTTCTCGGTTCCATGCCCTAAGAACTCTTTGGTTGCTCGCGTTGGATCCAATGCTACAAACCCACATCCTAAGTCCACCATTTCTTTTACTTCTCGTGCTTCCAATCTTCTTGGATTTCAG TGGCCTGACAGGAAGCAATCTCTTGTTATAAAGGTGCAGGCACAGCTAAATGAG GCCATCTTCGAGAAGTCTTCAAATTCTGCGCCAGTGCTGGACACTAACTCCAAAGCTACGTCACCTGAGAAGAAAGATGAGCCTGCAGAAAATATTCAGGACGCATCATCAGTTTTGGCATTCATGACGCAAGTGTCAGACCTTGTCAA GCTTGTGGATTCAAGAGACATCACAGAGCTCCAACTGAAGCAATTAGATTGTGAGCTCATAATAAGGAAAAAAGAGGCTTTGCAACCACCACCAGCGGCAGCTCCTGTCACATTTGTCCAACCTCATTACCAAAATCCCACACTTCCATCTCCACCGCCAGCAGCTCCTGCTTCTCCCCCTCCAAGTTCCACTCCTCCAGCTCCTGTGCTTGCCTTACCTTCCCCTGCAAAGACAAGTACTTCATCTCATGCACCGCTGAAATGCCCTATGGCAGGAACCTTTTATCGATCTCCAGCACCTGGTGAACCTCCATTTGTGAAG GTAGGAGATAGAGTGCAGAAAGGACAGGTCGTTTGCATTATCGAGGCGATGAAACTAATGAATGAAATTGAG GCTGATCAGTCTGGAACCATAGCTGAGATTTTGGTAGAAGATGGGAAAccagttagtgtggacatg CCTTTATTTGTGATTGCACCATGA
- the LOC110630301 gene encoding probable mitochondrial-processing peptidase subunit beta, mitochondrial, with product MALKHLLALARRSHRPSPSALSAVRHSSTAVASSSPSTPPAPPPPNAMIYDRLAESVKSKLQQLENPDPRFLKYGSPHPTLTTHTHILSAPETRVTTLSNGLRVATESTLASKTATVGVWIDAGSRFETEDTNGTAHFLEHMIFKGTERRSARDLEEEIENMGGHLNAYTSREQTTYYAKVMDKDVNKALDILADILQNSKFDENRIRRERDVILREMEEVEGQTEEVIFDHLHATAFQYTPLGRTILGPAQNVRSITRDHLQSYIQTHYTAPRMVIVASGAVKHEEVVEQVKKLFTKLSADPTTASQLVGKEPAFFTGSEVRIIDDDVPLAQFAVAFEGASWTDPDSIALMVMQAMLGSWNKNAGGGKHMGSELAQRVGINEIAESMMAFNTNYKDTGLFGVYAVAKPDCLDDLAWAIMYETTKLSYRVSEADVTRARNQLKSSLILHIDGTSPVAEDIGRQLLTYGRRIPFAELFARIDAVDASTIKRVANRFIHDKDIAIAAMGPIQGLPDYNWFRRRTYLNRY from the exons ATGGCGTTGAAGCATCTTCTAGCTCTAGCCCGCCGGTCCCACAGACCTTCACCCTCCGCTCTTTCTGCCGTCAGACACTCGTCAACCGCCGTCGCCTCTTCCTCGCCATCTACTCCTCCCGCCCCTCCTCCTCCTAATGCCATGATCTACGACCGTCTCGCTGAATCTGTCAAATCCAAGCTACAACAGCTCGAGAATCCCGACCCCAGGTTCCTCAAATACGGGTCCCCTCACCCAACTCTCACGACTCACACCCACATCCTCTCCGCCCCTGAAACCCGAGTCACCACGCTTTCTAATGGCCTTCGCGTCGCGACGGAATCCACTCTCGCCTCAAAAACAGCTACAGTTGGAGTCTGGATCGATGCTGGGTCTCGCTTCGAGACTGAAGATACTAACGGTACGGCACATTTTCTAGAGCACATGATTTTTAAGGGCACCGAGCGGAGGTCTGCGAGAGACCTTGAGGAGGAGATCGAGAACATGGGTGGCCATTTGAATGCCTACACCAGTAGGGAACAGACTACTTATTATGCCAAAGTTATGGACAAGGATGTGAACAAGGCATTGGATATTTTGGCTGATATATTGCAGAACTCGAAATTCGACGAGAACCGGATTAGACGCGAGAGAGATGTGATTTTAAGGGAAATGGAGGAG GTTGAGGGGCAAACTGAGGAAGTTATCTTCGATCATTTGCATGCAACTGCATTCCAGTACACTCCTCTTGGCAGAACTATTCTTGGACCAGCGCAAAATGTCAGGTCTATTACCAGAGATCATCTTCAGAGCTATATACAAACACACTATACTGCTCCCCGGATG GTCATTGTAGCTTCTGGAGCAGTTAAGCATGAAGAAGTTGTTGAGCAAGTAAAGAAGTTGTTTACTAAGTTATCAGCTGATCCAACCACTGCTTCTCAGCTGGTTGGCAAAGAACCTGCTTTTTTCACTGGATCTGAG GTTAGGATAATTGATGATGATGTTCCTTTGGCACAATTTGCCGTTGCTTTTGAAGGAGCTTCCTGGACAGATCCAGATTCTATTGCTCTAATGGTCATGCAGGCTATGCTTGGTTCGTGGAATAAAAATGCTGGAGGTGGAAAGCACATGGG TTCTGAGCTTGCACAACGGGTTGGTATCAACGAAATAGCAGAAAGCATGATGGCTTTTAACACCAACTATAAAGACACTGGCCTGTTTGGTGTTTATGCTGTTGCTAAG CCAGATTGCTTGGATGATTTAGCCTGGGCAATTATGTATGAGACAACCAAATTAAGTTATCGAGTTTCAGAAGCTGATGTCACACGTGCCCGTAATCAG TTGAAATCATCATTGATACTTCACATAGATGGAACCAGTCCTGTAGCTGAAGATATTGGACGCCAG CTACTTACATATGGCCGGAGAATTCCATTTGCAGAATTGTTTGCTAGGATTGATGCTGTTGACGCTAGCACAATTAAACGTGTTGCTAACAGATTTATTCACGACAAG GATATTGCAATTGCTGCCATGGGTCCCATCCAGGGGTTGCCTGACTACAATTGGTTCAGACGCAGGACTTACTTGAACCGCTACTAG
- the LOC110614068 gene encoding 40S ribosomal protein S19-3, whose protein sequence is MATAKTVKDVSPHEFVKAYAAHLKRSGKIELPHWTDIVKTGRLKELAPYDPDWYYVRAASMARKIYLRGGLGVGAFRRIYGGSKRNGSRPPHFCKSSGAIARHILQQLQNMNIIDIEPKGGRRITSSGQRDLDQVAGRIVVAP, encoded by the exons ATGGCCACCGCTAAGACCGTTAAGGACGTTTCTCCTCACGAGTTCGTCAAGGCTTACGCTGCTCACCTCAAACGATCTGGCAAG ATTGAGTTGCCTCACTGGACTGATATCGTGAAGACTGGTAGGCTCAAAGAGCTTGCACCTTATGATCCAGACTGGTACTATGTTAGAGCTG CTTCCATGGCTAGGAAGATTTACTTGAGGGGAGGCCTTGGTGTCGGTGCCTTCCGTAGGATATATGGTGGAAGCAAGAGAAATGGAAGTCGTCCACCCCATTTCTGCAAGAGCAGTGGTGCTATTGCTCGTCACATTCTTCAGCAATTGCAGAATATGAACATTATTGACATTGAACCCAAAGG TGGGAGGAGAATCACTTCAAGCGGTCAACGGGATCTTGACCAAGTGGCTGGGCGGATTGTGGTTGCCCCTTGA
- the LOC110622571 gene encoding uncharacterized protein LOC110622571 — MDLSTKSSKSVTPVKDPHGFHSKVQEISKISENLNPNVSHSSPVAKHTNSPLIKSAKSQKTASKNPIINHNAVPYSPRNKIRERKFVVAKKNSQKGNVNLTSAVDCKCKERFGGNTMKCLCVAYETLRASQEEFFKNRDGIEEKGEMDKEKTTGYKAESEAEEEEIEKGFMAQKDESEGGYGSDNQRLCESEQSGQVGISTIKRRRDKLLEQARNSVPESGIVMHLVKAFEQLRTIPDVKESDKKEEKIKDEKKKAMQWALPGLQHPKLPDIQTNSSCSLSVFQSSKVAEMQDSPSSLCPSDLLLTSENLGLDPRLSVSSSWDSSQGSISSRTSNGGRRSRRNSSESCGTMGGSRWKKKQLKITRQQPFKLRTEQRGRMKEEEFMKKLQEMMTEEEKQRIPVAQGLPWTTDEPECLIKPPVKENTRPVDLKLHSDIRAVERAEFDHQVAEKLSLIEQYKMERERQRKMEEEEEVRRLRKELVPKAQPMPYFDRPFIPRRSMKHPTVPREPKFHIPQHKKIKSCLSWNDLSTFTYQQ, encoded by the exons aTGGATTTGAGCACCAAAAGTTCAAAATCAGTTACCCCGGTGAAAGATCCTCATGGGTTTCACTCCAAGGTTCAAGAAATCTCCAAAATCTCTGAGAATTTAAATCCCAATGTTTCACATTCAAGCCCTGTTGCAAAACACACAAACTCCCCACTGATCAAATCTGCAAAATCCCAAAAAACGGCATCAAAGAATCCAATTATCAACCACAATGCGGTCCCCTACTCCCCTAGAAACAAGATTAGGGAAAGGAAGTTTGTGGTGGCAAAGAAGAATTCACAGAAGGGGAACGTAAATTTAACTTCAGCAGTGGACTGCAAGTGCAAGGAGAGATTTGGAGGTAATACAATGAAGTGTTTGTGTGTTGCCTATGAGACATTAAGGGCTTCACAGGAAGAGTTTTTTAAGAATCGGGATGGAATTGAAGAGAAAGGCGAAATGGATAAAGAAAAAACCACTGGTTATAAAGCTGAAAGTGAAGCAGAAGAGGAGGAGATAGAGAAGGGATTTATGGCTCAAAAGGATGAGAGCGAAGGTGGATATGGTTCTGATAATCAAAGATTGTGTGAGAGTGAGCAATCAGGCCAAGTGGGCATTTCCACAATTAAAAGAAGGAGAGATAAGCTGCTTGAACAAGCAAGAAATAGTGTACCTGAATCTGGGATCGTGATGCATCTGGTTAAAGCTTTTGAGCAGCTGCGAACTATACCAGATGTGAAGGAATCTGATAAAAAGGAAGAGAAGATTAAGGATGAGAAGAAGAAAGCAATGCAATGGGCACTGCCTGGATTGCAGCATCCAAAATTGCCAGATATTCAAACTAATTCTTCATGTTCATTGTCTGTGTTCCAGTCTTCCAAGGTGGCCGAAATGCAGGATTCTCCTTCTTCATTATGCCCATCGGATTTGCTTCTGACTTCTGAGAATCTGGGTTTGGATCCAAGGCTTTCTGTTTCTTCATCATGGGACAGCAGTCAAGGCAG TATTTCCAGCAGGACTTCTAATGGAGGTCGTAGAAGCCGAAGAAAT AGCTCTGAGTCATGTGGAACAATGGGTGGGAGTAGATGGAAGAAGAAGCAATTGAAGATCACACGTCAACAGCCATTTAAGCTAAGAACAGAG CAAAGAGGAAGAATGAAGGAGGAGGAGTTCATGAAAAAGTTACAGGAAATGATGACTGAGGAGGAGAAGCAGCGGATTCCTGTTGCACAAGGCCTTCCTTGGACAACAGATGAACCAGAG TGTCTGATCAAACCTCCAGTAAAAGAGAACACCAGGCCAGTTGACCTTAAGCTTCATAGTGACATTCGGGCAGTGGAACGAGCAGAATTCGACCATCAG GTAGCTGAGAAGTTAAGTCTAATTGAGCAGTACAAGATGGAAAGAGAGAGACAGCGAAag atggaagaagaggaagaagtacGCAGACTGAGGAAAGAGCTTGTTCCAAAAGCACAGCCTATGCCCTATTTCGACCGGCCCTTCATTCCCAGAag GTCTATGAAGCATCCAACTGTGCCTAGAGAACCCAAGTTTCACATACCTCAACACAAGAAGATTAAATCTTGTCTATCATGGAATGACCTCAGCACCTTTACTTACCAACAGTGA